Proteins from one Dromiciops gliroides isolate mDroGli1 chromosome 6, mDroGli1.pri, whole genome shotgun sequence genomic window:
- the LOC122730656 gene encoding vomeronasal type-1 receptor 1-like produces the protein MISQDEVLCIIYMIQFITGVLGNSFLFCIYSFNYGTGYKKRSIDPIIIHFALANNSLLLFSGIPEMIRVWRQEYFLNDIGCKFIIYFQTVFKGLSLSSTSLLSVFQAITISPSSHFWIEVKAKAPKCVLPCCLLCWIFNLLINVFLPFYVSGPRNSTIPGRMKLGFYSLDINAMRPLKPVIWKSLYDFIFVGIMGCSSIYMVFILYRHHQQVKHIHHTSLGSRPSPEIQATKSILLLVSTFVCFSTASGPFIIYIEYTQGNISWAYYVSVLLSLSFQSVSPFVLLSSDTQIPRSYCVL, from the coding sequence ATGATCTCTCAAGACGAAGTACTATGTATTATCTACATGATCCAGTTTATAACTGGTGTCCTTGGaaatagtttccttttttgtatctaTAGCTTTAATTATGGCACTGGCTACAAGAAAAGATCCATAGACCCGATAATCATCCATTTTGCTCTTGCCAATAATTCGTTGCTTTTGTTCAGTGGAATTCCAGAGATGATAAGGGTTTGGAGACAGGAATATTTTCTGAATGACATTGGGTGCAAATTCATAATTTATTTCCAAACAGTATTTAAGGGTCTTTCTCTCTCTAGCACCAGCCTTCTGAGTGTCTTTCAGGCCATTACCATCAGTCCCAGCAGCCACTTTTGGATCGAGGTCAAAGCCAAAGCTCCAAAATGTGTCTTACCCTGCTGTCTTCTCTGTTGGATCTTTAATCTGCTGATAAAtgtgtttttacctttctatgtGTCAGGTCCAAGAAATAGCACAATTCCAGGAAGAATGAAGTTGGGATTCTACTCTCTAGACATAAATGCCATGCGTCCTTTAAAACCTGTAATCTGGAAGTCTctctatgattttatatttgtggGCATAATGGGCTGTAGTAGCATCTACATGGTATTCATTCTATATAGACACCACCAGCAAGTTAAGCACATTCACCATACCAGTCTTGGCTCCAGGCCCTCCCCTGAGATTCAAGCCACCAAATCCATTCTGCTGTTAGTGAGCACTTTTGTCTGCTTTAGCACAGCCAGTGGcccttttattatttatatagaatACACTCAAGGAAACATTTCCTGGGCATATTATGTCTCTGTCCTTCTTTCCCTGTCTTTTCAATCAGTGAGCCCCTTTGTGCTTCTCAGCAGTGACACCCAGATTCCTAGGTCCTATTGTGTTCTGTAA